A single Xiphias gladius isolate SHS-SW01 ecotype Sanya breed wild chromosome 18, ASM1685928v1, whole genome shotgun sequence DNA region contains:
- the LOC120803689 gene encoding complement receptor type 1-like, producing the protein MKSVAWHILALCFALPASAQVPKRCSAPLEYPHTRLDKKFTSRQKFGSGEKVYYDCAEDFTPSRGSRAVQCVEGKWTKVTLKCEKRSCGNAGDLPNGQFQYEGNSFLGEKVYAVCNEGYTLKGLNYMICKKSGWTGEFPVCDEGETTCSSPAVANSVKGSGDVSVYRVGDNVTFACSHGFQLAGAPQVTCGPSGLWQPQPPQCLPSPDGKTEQSSIKETGGCGVPPIISNSNANLADKYITLTSFASGDRVHYTCDVGYIQAGGSRYRTCKDGKWTPLFLKCEPKVCGSAGEILNGQFTYTGVEFGDTATAICDEGYSPVGKVTRNCMSNGWDGRVPVCEAVVCEDPPEVTNAEMKDPQEPPYTYRSVVHYHCRVGTLIGQREIWCTEHGTWSAPPPRCTVMTCPSPNVPSAYWMGPHNNLYQYRDTISIACNPGYARIGPSTVTCGGDGRWSPGLPICRRTSRHRHWRSKYAS; encoded by the exons ATGAAGAGTGTCGCTTGGCATATTCTGGCCTTATGCTTTGCCTTACCTGCGTCAg ctcaggtACCAAAGAGATGTTCAGCACCGCTGGAATATCCCCACACCAGACTAGACAAGAAATTTACCAGCAGACAGAAGTTCGGCAGTGGGGAGAAGGTTTACTACGACTGCGCCGAGGACTTCACTCCATCCAGAGGCAGCCGGGCTGTGCAGTGTGTTGAGGGAAAATGGACCAAGGTGACTCTAAAATGCGAAA AGAGATCCTGTGGCAACGCTGGGGATCTACCGAATGGGCAGTTCCAGTATGAAGGGAATTCCTTCCTCGGAGAGAAAGTGTACGCTGTATGCAATGAGGG ATACACTCTGAAAGGACTGAACTACATGATATGCAAGAAATCTGGATGGACTGGTGAATTCCCGGTTTGTGACG AGGGAGAGACCACCTGCTCCAGCCCTGCGGTGGCCAACTCTGTCAAGGGCAGTGGAGATGTTTCTGTGTACCGGGTGGGAGACAACGTGACCTTCGCCTGCAGTCATGGTTTCCAGCTGGCCGGAGCTCCGCAGGTCACTTGTGGCCCCAGTGGCCTGTGGCAGCCTCAGCCCCCTCAGTGTCTGCCTTCACCTGATGGTAAAACTGAACAGTCATCGATCAAAGAAA CAGGTGGATGCGGTGTGCCACCAATCATCAGCAACTCAAACGCCAACCTCGCTGACAAGTACATCACACTGACGTCTTTTGCCTCTGGTGACAGAGTCCATTACACGTGTGACGTTGGATACATTCAAGCAGGCGGCAGCAGGTACCGCACGTGTAAGGACGGAAAGTGGACACCACTGTTCCTGAAATGTGAAC CCAAGGTGTGTGGTTCTGCAGGAGAGATTCTAAATGGACAGTTCACATACACTGGAGTAGAGTTCGGAGACACTGCAACAGCTATCTGTGATGAGGG GTACAGTCCTGTAGGAAAGGTAACCAGAAACTGCATGAGTAACGGCTGGGATGGACGTGTTCCTGTTTGTGAAG CTGTGGTTTGTGAAGACCCTCCAGAAGTGACAAATGCAGAGATGAAAGACCCTCAGGAGCCACCTTACACATACAGGAGCGTTGTTCACTATCATTGTCGTGTGGGAACCCTTATTGGACAAAGGGAGATTTGGTGTACCGAGCATGGGACGTGGAGCGCACCGCCTCCTAGATGCACAG TAATGACATGTCCATCTCCAAATGTGCCCAGCGCCTACTGGATGGGACCGCACAATAACCTGTATCAGTACAGGGACACTATATCAATTGCGTGTAACCCAGGTTACGCCAGGATCGGCCCGAGCACCGTTACCTGTGGTGGTGATGGCCGATGGTCCCCTGGTCTCCCCATATGTAGACGCACAT CACGTCACAGGCACTGGAGGAGCAAATATGCTAGCTAA
- the LOC120803868 gene encoding 6-phosphofructo-2-kinase/fructose-2,6-bisphosphatase 2-like, translating into MAARPQKPAAASDGSVEAKRTDFRANEKKCSWASYMTNSPTVIVMIGLPARGKTYMAKKLTRYLNWIGVPTKVFNLGVYRREAVKSYKSYDFFRHDNKEAMKIRKQCALVALEDVKAYLIEEGGQIAVFDATNTTRERRELILNFAKDNAYKVFFVESICDDPDVIAANILDVKVSSPDYPERNRERVMEDFLKRIECYKVTYQPLDPDEHDKNLSFIQVINVGRRFLVNRVQDYIQSKIVYYLMNIHVHSHSIYLCRHGESHHNKEGRIGGDSELSERGKQFAGALKGFVEEHHLSDLKVWTSQLRRTIQTAEELGVPYEQWKILNEIDAGVCEEMSYKMIEETYPEEFAMRDQDKYHYRYPGGESYQDLVQRLEPVIMELERQGNVLVICHQAVMRCLLAYFLDKSADDLPYLKCPLHTVLKLTPVAYGCKVDMFDLKVEAVNTHRDRPLNKVRTDTVSPAFLRRNSFTPLSSQDQIKRPRLYSMGNPPQARMSQAPMLPSMQFSEASEGSEMLQSEDSLNGFSAADTDD; encoded by the exons ATGGCTGCCAGGCCGCAGAAACCTGCAGCTGCTTCAGACGGCTCAGTGGAGGCTAAAAGGACGGACTTCAGGGCCAATGAAAAGAAGTGCT CTTGGGCCTCCTACATGACCAATTCTCCGACTGTGATAGTGATGATTGGTTTGCCAGCTAGGGGGAAAACCTACATGGCCAAGAAGCTGACACGGTACCTCAACTGGATTGGAGTGCCAACTAAGG TATTTAACCTTGGAGTTTATAGGAGAGAAGCTGTGAAGTCATACAAGTCCTATGACTTTTTCAGACATGACAACAAAGAAGCAATGAAAATTAGAAA ACAGTGTGCTCTGGTGGCACTGGAGGATGTCAAGGCTTATCTAATTGAGGAGGGAGGCCAGATTGCT GTTTTTGATGCCACCAACACcaccagagagaggagggaactCATCCTTAATTTTGCAAAAGACAATGCATACAAG GTGTTTTTTGTAGAATCAATATGTGACGATCCAGATGTCATCGCTGCAAACATTCTG GATGTGAAGGTGTCCAGCCCAGATTACCCCGAGAGGAACAGAGAACGTGTCATGGAGGATTTTCTGAAGAGAATAGAATGTTATAAAGTGACCTACCAACCTTTAGATCCGGACGAGCACGACAA GAACCTGTCCTTCATCCAGGTCATAAATGTTGGCCGTCGTTTCTTGGTCAACAGGGTGCAGGACTACATCCAGAGTAAAATAGTCTACTACCTCATGAACATCCACGTACACTCCCACTCCATCTACCTCTGTCGGCACGGAGAGAGCCATCACAATAAGGAGGGACGCATCGGGGGAGACTCTGAACtctcagagagagggaaacag TTTGCAGGAGCTCTGAAGGGTTTTGTTGAAGAGCACCATCTGTCAGACCTGAAAGTTTGGACCAGCCAGCTGAGGCGCACCATTCAGACGGCAGAGGAACTGGGAGTTCCCTACGAGCAGTGGAAGATCCTTAATGAAATAGATGCT ggAGTCTGTGAAGAGATGTCCTATAAAATGATTGAGGAAACGTACCCAGAGGAGTTTGCCATGAGGGACCAGGACAAGTATCACTACCGCTACCCTGGAGGAGAG TCCTACCAGGACTTGGTTCAGCGGCTGGAGCCAGTTATCATGGAGCTGGAGCGACAGGGCAACGTTCTGGTCATCTGTCATCAGGCGGTCATGCGCTGCTTGCTTGCCTATTTCCTGGATAAGAGCGCAG ATGACCTGCCCTACTTGAAGTGTCCCCTGCACACTGTCCTAAAACTCACCCCTGTGGCTTATG GTTGTAAAGTGGACATGTTTGACCTGAAGGTTGAGGCTGTCAACACTCACAGGGACAGACCATTA AATAAAGTCCGAACAGATACTGTGTCGCCAGCTTTCCTCAGAAGGAACAGCTTCACGCCGCTGTCAAGCCAAGACCAGATTAAACGACCTCGTCTTTACAGCATGGGCAACCCTCCACAGGCCCGCATGTCCCAGGCCCCCATGTTACCCAGCATGCAGTTCTCTGAGGCGTCGGAGGGGTCAGAGATGCTACAAAGTGAG GACTCTCTGAACGGTTTCAGTGCAGCAGACACAGACGACTGA